The Terriglobales bacterium genome includes the window ATGGACTTCCCCAAGTTCCATGAGTATCTGCAGTCGCGAATCCGCGTCTTTCTGGGTGACCTGACGGAACGGCGCTTCGGCCTGGGCGACGGCGACTACGAGCAGCTTGCGAAGACGACCGATTCGGTGATTCACTGCGCGGCGTCGCTCAACCGCAAGTCGGAAAAGCAGTGCCTGAACGTGAACCTGCGCGGCACCCTGGAAGTGGTGCAACTGGCGCGGCGGGCGCAGCAGGACCATGGCCTGAGGCGCATCAGCCACGTGAGTACCGTGGCGGTTGCCGGACACCGGCAGAACGAAGTGGTCGAGGAAGACAAGGCGGTGGACTGGCAGCGTTCGGACTATGATCCGTACGCGCGCACCAAGAAATTCTGCGAGCACATGATCCGCGAACTGCTGCCGGAAGTGCCGCGCACGATCTTCCGGCCGAGCATCGTGCTGGGCGACAGCCGCCGCGGCGAGACGACCCAGTTCGACATGGTGCGCGCGTTCGTGTTCCTGGCCGGGCTGCCGGTGCTTCCCTTCCGCGCCGCCGACAAAATCGACATTGTGCCGGTGGACTACGTGGCCGACGCCATCGTCACGCTGCACCAGAAGGAGATGCCGGCGCACGAGATCTACCATCTCTCTTCCGGGACGGGCTCGCAGACCTATCGTGAGCTGACGCAGGCGCTGGCGCGCGCACAACACAAAGGCGCGCCGTGGTTCATGCCGTCGCTCGAAGGGACGTTCCGCTCGGTCGTCGAGTGGCTGTCGAACCGCAAGGGCCCTGTGGGCTACGGCGCTTCGTTGCTGAAAGTCTTCTTCCCGTATCTCGTCTGGAACACGGTGTTCGACAACACCCGCGTGGTGGCGGAGCTGGGGCGGCGGCCGGCGCCGTTTTCCGAGTACAGCTATCCGCTGCTGAAGTTCAGCCGGGAGACGCGCTTCACGTATCCCTACCGCGAGTGGCCCAGCCCGGCCGGAGGACGGGTCGGATGATG containing:
- a CDS encoding SDR family oxidoreductase, producing the protein MAIFLTGSTGYIGAHLAAGLLENHRDSLNLLVRAKSQQEGAERLWHSLQLHMDFPKFHEYLQSRIRVFLGDLTERRFGLGDGDYEQLAKTTDSVIHCAASLNRKSEKQCLNVNLRGTLEVVQLARRAQQDHGLRRISHVSTVAVAGHRQNEVVEEDKAVDWQRSDYDPYARTKKFCEHMIRELLPEVPRTIFRPSIVLGDSRRGETTQFDMVRAFVFLAGLPVLPFRAADKIDIVPVDYVADAIVTLHQKEMPAHEIYHLSSGTGSQTYRELTQALARAQHKGAPWFMPSLEGTFRSVVEWLSNRKGPVGYGASLLKVFFPYLVWNTVFDNTRVVAELGRRPAPFSEYSYPLLKFSRETRFTYPYREWPSPAGGRVG